One genomic segment of Hordeum vulgare subsp. vulgare chromosome 2H, MorexV3_pseudomolecules_assembly, whole genome shotgun sequence includes these proteins:
- the LOC123429001 gene encoding alkane hydroxylase MAH1-like isoform X1, whose protein sequence is MPILFLQELPIYTLLLLLVPPLYYLYTRASCTSAELPTNWPILHMFPSLVANRHNMHDYCTRVLAGSGRNFRAHGPPGTGMRFFLTCDPANVRHIFTTNYANFPKGEEFAAIFDIMSGGIFTIDGEPARRQRAKIKGVLSSPQFLDNTASYCLHKTEKNLLPFFTEMASVGTPFNVQEIMSRFMFDLAATSLFGVDPGLLSSDMPPMDAARALDTVMEVGFFRHIMPTSCWKLMRRLNIGPERKLSTAHGVLRRFVVEMLDRSKSNKCHIGNEHLHADIMSPFHNDPDYTNDELSRALIISYLVAARDTVATTLTWIFYKLGQNPNIVSNIRNELSPIASRKLASSAGGIVIFEPTETKSLVYLRAVLYETLRLYPPAAIERKTVATNDIMPSGHKVHSGDTIFICIQSMGRMEGMWGKDCLDYKPDRWLSEDGNKLRYVPSHKFLAFNSGPRLCLGKEIAVMQMKTVIAATVWNFDVQVLEGQSIEPKSSCILEMKNGLKIKLKKRAM, encoded by the coding sequence ATGCCAATTCTATTCTTGCAAGAGCTACCCATCTACACACTACTCCTGCTGCTTGTTCCTCCTCTGTACTACTTGTACACCAGGGCTAGTTGCACATCAGCAGAGCTTCCCACAAACTGGCCAATACTACACATGTTCCCTTCCCTCGTGGCCAACCGCCACAACATGCATGACTATTGCACCCGGGTCCTCGCAGGATCCGGGCGCAACTTCAGGGCGCACGGCCCACCCGGGACTGGGATGCGCTTCTTCCTCACGTGCGACCCTGCCAACGTCCGACACATCTTCACGACCAACTACGCCAACTTTCCAAAGGGCGAAGAGTTCGCTGCTATCTTCGACATCATGAGTGGCGGCATCTTCACCATTGACGGTGAGCCAGCTCGTCGGCAACGCGCAAAAATCAAGGGTGTGTTGAGCAGTCCACAGTTCCTGGACAACACTGCTAGTTACTGCCTCCACAAGACAGAGAAGAACCTCCTCCCATTCTTCACCGAAATGGCGAGCGTCGGCACCCCGTTCAATGTCCAGGAAATTATGTCAAGGTTTATGTTTGACCTGGCCGCTACGTCTCTCTTTGGCGTGGACCCCGGCCTCCTATCCTCTGACATGCCTCCGATGGACGCCGCACGGGCCCTGGACACGGTCATGGAGGTAGGATTTTTTAGGCACATAATGCCAACTTCTTGCTGGAAATTGATGAGGCGGCTAAACATCGGCCCCGAGAGAAAGCTCAGCACGGCACACGGAGTTCTACGAAGGTTCGTTGTGGAAATGTTGGACAGGTCGAAGAGCAACAAATGCCATATTGGTAATGAACACTTACATGCGGATATTATGTCTCCCTTCCACAACGACCCTGACTACACCAACGATGAATTGTCTCGTGCATTGATTATCAGCTACTTGGTCGCTGCAAGGGACACAGTTGCAACAACCTTGACATGGATCTTCTACAAGCTTGGCCAAAACCCTAACATCGTGTCAAACATCCGCAATGAACTCTCACCCATTGCATCAAGAAAACTAGCATCTAGTGCAGGtggcattgtgatctttgagcccaCCGAGACCAAATCTCTAGTCTATCTGAGAGCCGTCTTGTACGAGACTCTTAGGTTGTACCCACCAGCAGCTATCGAGCGCAAGACGGTAGCCACCAATGATATCATGCCGAGTGGCCATAAGGTGCATTCTGGCgacaccatctttatttgtatccaaTCCATGGGAAGAATGGAGGGCATGTGGGGTAAAGACTGCCTAGACTATAAACCAGATAGGTGGCTCTCGGAAGATGGCAACAAACTGAGGTACGTACCATCTCACAAGTTCTTGGCCTTTAACTCGGGCCCAAGGCTGTGCCTCGGCAAGGAAATTGCGGTTATGCAGATGAAGACTGTGATCGCTGCAACAGTATGGAACTTTGATGTGCAGGTGCTGGAAGgccagagtatcgaacccaagtcATCTTGCATTCTTGAGATGAAAAATGGGCTCAAAATTAAGCTAAAGAAGCGAGCCATGTAA
- the LOC123429001 gene encoding noroxomaritidine synthase 1-like isoform X2 translates to MPILFLQELPIYTLLLLLVPPLYYLYTRASCTSAELPTNWPILHMFPSLVANRHNMHDYCTRVLAGSGRNFRAHGPPGTGMRFFLTCDPANVRHIFTTNYANFPKGEEFAAIFDIMSGGIFTIDGEPARRQRAKIKGVLSSPQFLDNTASYCLHKTEKNLLPFFTEMASVGTPFNVQEIMSRFMFDLAATSLFGVDPGLLSSDMPPMDAARALDTVMEVGFFRHIMPTSCWKLMRRLNIGPERKLSTAHGVLRRFVVEMLDRSKSNKCHIGNEHLHADIMSPFHNDPDYTNDELSRALIISYLVAARDTVATTLTWIFYKLGQNPNIVSNIRNELSPIASRKLASSAGGIVIFEPTETKSLVYLRAVLYETLRLYPPAAIERKTVATNDIMPSGHKVHSGDTIFICIQSMGRMEGMWGKDCLDYKPDRWLSEDGNKLRCWKARVSNPSHLAFLR, encoded by the exons ATGCCAATTCTATTCTTGCAAGAGCTACCCATCTACACACTACTCCTGCTGCTTGTTCCTCCTCTGTACTACTTGTACACCAGGGCTAGTTGCACATCAGCAGAGCTTCCCACAAACTGGCCAATACTACACATGTTCCCTTCCCTCGTGGCCAACCGCCACAACATGCATGACTATTGCACCCGGGTCCTCGCAGGATCCGGGCGCAACTTCAGGGCGCACGGCCCACCCGGGACTGGGATGCGCTTCTTCCTCACGTGCGACCCTGCCAACGTCCGACACATCTTCACGACCAACTACGCCAACTTTCCAAAGGGCGAAGAGTTCGCTGCTATCTTCGACATCATGAGTGGCGGCATCTTCACCATTGACGGTGAGCCAGCTCGTCGGCAACGCGCAAAAATCAAGGGTGTGTTGAGCAGTCCACAGTTCCTGGACAACACTGCTAGTTACTGCCTCCACAAGACAGAGAAGAACCTCCTCCCATTCTTCACCGAAATGGCGAGCGTCGGCACCCCGTTCAATGTCCAGGAAATTATGTCAAGGTTTATGTTTGACCTGGCCGCTACGTCTCTCTTTGGCGTGGACCCCGGCCTCCTATCCTCTGACATGCCTCCGATGGACGCCGCACGGGCCCTGGACACGGTCATGGAGGTAGGATTTTTTAGGCACATAATGCCAACTTCTTGCTGGAAATTGATGAGGCGGCTAAACATCGGCCCCGAGAGAAAGCTCAGCACGGCACACGGAGTTCTACGAAGGTTCGTTGTGGAAATGTTGGACAGGTCGAAGAGCAACAAATGCCATATTGGTAATGAACACTTACATGCGGATATTATGTCTCCCTTCCACAACGACCCTGACTACACCAACGATGAATTGTCTCGTGCATTGATTATCAGCTACTTGGTCGCTGCAAGGGACACAGTTGCAACAACCTTGACATGGATCTTCTACAAGCTTGGCCAAAACCCTAACATCGTGTCAAACATCCGCAATGAACTCTCACCCATTGCATCAAGAAAACTAGCATCTAGTGCAGGtggcattgtgatctttgagcccaCCGAGACCAAATCTCTAGTCTATCTGAGAGCCGTCTTGTACGAGACTCTTAGGTTGTACCCACCAGCAGCTATCGAGCGCAAGACGGTAGCCACCAATGATATCATGCCGAGTGGCCATAAGGTGCATTCTGGCgacaccatctttatttgtatccaaTCCATGGGAAGAATGGAGGGCATGTGGGGTAAAGACTGCCTAGACTATAAACCAGATAGGTGGCTCTCGGAAGATGGCAACAAACTGAG GTGCTGGAAGgccagagtatcgaacccaagtcATCTTGCATTCTTGAGATGA